A single region of the Brachypodium distachyon strain Bd21 chromosome 3, Brachypodium_distachyon_v3.0, whole genome shotgun sequence genome encodes:
- the LOC100822544 gene encoding protein G1-like1, with amino-acid sequence MDMSGMVAAADSPSGGGGSPLPRPSRYESQKRRDWQTFGQYLRNHRPPLELSRCSGAHVLEFLRYLDQFGKTKVHGPGCPFFGHPSPPGPCPCPLKQAWGSLDALVGRLRAAFEEHGGRAEANPFGARAVRLYLRDVRDSQAKARGIAYEKKRRKRNSNPQKPKPEKKQEKPPNQEAAASEMASAAVGEIRPPELVATPYPPYYLFPHGHLFQGHYLAPASGEGSHAAAAALDGVPGGGAGAGEDIVLVMAAAAAAAEAHAAGCLMPLSVFN; translated from the coding sequence ATGGACATGTCCGGCATGGTCGCGGCGGCCGACAGcccgtccggcggcggcggatcgcCATTGCCGCGGCCGAGCAGGTACGAGTCGCAGAAGCGGCGGGACTGGCAGACCTTCGGGCAGTACCTCCGGAACCACCGTCCGCCATTGGAGCTTTCCCGGTGCAGCGGCGCCCACGTGCTGGAGTTCCTGCGGTACCTGGACCAGTTCGGGAAGACGAAGGTCCATGGGCCGGGCTGCCCCTTCTTCGGCCACCCGTCCCCGCCGGGGCCCTGCCCGTGCCCGCTGAAGCAGGCCTGGGGCTCGCTGGACGCGCTCGTGGGCCGCCTACGGGCCGCCTTCGAGGAGCATGGCGGGCGGGCCGAGGCCAACCCGTTCGGGGCCCGCGCCGTCCGGCTCTACCTCCGCGACGTCCGCGACTCCCAGGCCAAGGCCCGCGGCATCGCCTACGAGAAGAAGCGCCGCAAGAGGAATAGTAATCCCCAGAAGCCGAagccggagaagaagcaggAGAAGCCGCCGAaccaggaggcggcggcttcggAAATGGCGAGCGCGGCGGTGGGGGAGATCAGGCCGCCGGAGCTTGTCGCGACGCCGTACCCGCCCTACTACCTGTTCCCGCATGGACACCTGTTCCAGGGACACTACTTGGCGCCGGCGTCCGGCGAGGGGAGCCatgcggccgcggcggcgctggacgGCGTCcctggaggcggcgccggagccggggaAGATATAGTGctggtgatggcggcggcggcggcggccgccgaggcGCACGCGGCCGGGTGCTTGATGCCGCTCTCCGTCTTCAACTAG
- the LOC100844888 gene encoding biotin--protein ligase 2: MPFPARLPPKAAAAAAAAAAATAAAVLAAVAVRRYLSAHSSRAAPCAASRGSTAAAASGTTLLVFSGKSAQDQRLLASAATSLSLEDGAELSVSLASDAGGGDGEGFDAAAYMGALRALRFGRWMLWSPRMASTHDLVAQNFAKLPVGVVCVADVQFKGRGRSKNVWESPPGCLMFSFTSQMNDARNLPLMQYVVCLAMTEAIKELSSAEGLSELDVRIKWPNDLYLNGLKVGGILCTSSYELKTYNICTGIGLNVDNKKPTTCLNAALQELTVNSPGLKREDILASFFNKLEVLFEIFSNQGFQALEERYYNSWLHSGQRVVVQDASEGHSVESLVTIRGLTPSGYLYADGDDGKSYELHPDGNSFDFFAGLVRRKMGA, translated from the exons ATGCCGTTCCCCGCCCGCCTCCCgcccaaggccgccgccgccgccgcagcagcagcagcagctactgCCGCGGCCGTGCTCGCAGCCGTCGCCGTCCGCCGCTACCTCTCCGCCCACTCATCCCGCGCGGCCCCATGCGCCGCGAGTaggggcagcaccgccgccgccgccagcggtACCACCCTCCTCGTGTTCTCCGGCAAGTCCGCCCAGGACCAGCGGCTCCTCGCTTCCGCCGCCACTTCCCTCTCCCTAGAGGATGGCGCCGAGCTCTCCGTATCCCTCGCgtccgacgccggcggcggggatggcgAGGGCTTTGACGCGGCCGCCTACATGGGCGCGCTCCGGGCGCTGCGATTCGGGCGGTGGATGCTCTGGTCGCCGCGGATGGCCTCCACGCACGACCTCGTGGCGCA GAACTTCGCCAAGCTTCCGGTGGGCGTCGTGTGCGTCGCCGACGTGCAGTTCAAAGGCAGAG GACGATCAAAGAATGTGTGGGAATCACCTCCGGGCTGTCTGATGTTCTCGTTCACATCGCAGATGAATGATGCGCGTAATCTGCCCCTTATGCAGTATGTCGTTTGCCTTGCCATGACCGAAGCTATCAAAGAGTTGTCCTCTGCTGAG GGCCTTTCAGAGCTAGATGTAAGAATAAAGTGGCCCAATGATCTATATCTAAATGGGCTAAAAGTTGGTGGCATTCTTTGTACATCGTCCTATGAATTGAAAACCTATAATATTTGTACTG GTATCGGTTTAAATGTCGATAACAAGAAGCCTACAACATGTTTGAATGCCGCACTTCAAGAATTAACTGTTAATTCACCTGGACTGAAACGAGAAGACATACTAGCATCCTTCTTCAACAAATTGGAAGTcctttttgagattttctCAAACCAAG GATTTCAGGCTCTTGAGGAGCGATACTACAACTCATGGCTTCACAG TGGCCAAAGAGTCGTCGTACAGGATGCAAGTGAAGGCCACTCCGTAGAGAGTTTGGTCACTATTCGG GGACTAACACCAAGTGGTTATTTATATGCTGACGGCGATGATGGAAAAAGCTATGAGCTGCACCCTGATGGTAACAG CTTTGATTTCTTCGCAGGATtggtgaggaggaagatgggAGCATAA
- the LOC100825821 gene encoding thiosulfate/3-mercaptopyruvate sulfurtransferase 1, mitochondrial isoform X2 yields MAQDDPVVSAQWLQRHLGQPDIKVLDASWHMPQESRDPWQEYKVAHIPGALFFDIDGIADRMTDLPHMLPSAEAFAAAVSALGIRNHDKVIVYDSKGFYSAPRVWWMFRILGHNEVWVLDGGLPQWQASGYNLGSNCPEDAILKSKAANTAVETTYNGELESAATFQTEFQPQLLWTLEKVKHNVAAQTHQVVDARSRGRFDGIEPEPRKGVRSGHIPGTKNVPFPEMFDGAPKLLPADELSKKFEQAGAL; encoded by the exons ATGGCGCAGGACGACCCAGTTGTTTCCGCTCAGTGGCTGCAGCGGCACCTAGGGCAGCCTGACATCAAG GTACTGGACGCCTCCTGGCACATGCCACAAGAGAGCAGGGACCCATGGCAAGAGTACAAG GTGGCCCATATTCCCGGCGCGCTGTTCTTCGACATCGATGGCATTGCTGATCGGATGACTGAC TTGCCACACATGCTGCCATCAGCAGAGGCTTTTGCCGCAGCAGTTTCCGCACTCGGTATCAGAAACCATGATAAAGTCATTGTTTATGATAGCAAGGGCTTCTACAGCGCGCCTCGTGTTTGGTG GATGTTCAGAATTCTTGGCCACAATGAAGTTTGGGTCTTAGATGGAGGTTTACCTCAGTGGCAAGCTTCTGGATACAATCTTGGAAGTAACTGCCCTGAAGATGCAATTCTGAAGTCTAAAGCTGCCAATACTGCTGTTGAAACTACTTACAATGGTGAATTG GAAAGTGCTGCCACATTTCAGACGGAATTTCAACCTCAGCTACTCTGGACACTAGAAAAG GTCAAACACAATGTAGCTGCGCAGACTCACCAAGTAGTTGATGCCCGATCAAGGGGCAG ATTTGATGGCATAGAACCAGAACCAAGGAAAGGAGTAAGAAGTGGGCATATACCTGGAACTAAAAATGTTCCATTCCCTGAG ATGTTTGATGGTGCACCAAAGCTTCTCCCTGCAGATGAACTATCTAAAAAGTTTGAGCAAGCAG GGGCTCTATAG
- the LOC100825821 gene encoding thiosulfate/3-mercaptopyruvate sulfurtransferase 1, mitochondrial isoform X3, with protein sequence MAQDDPVVSAQWLQRHLGQPDIKVLDASWHMPQESRDPWQEYKVAHIPGALFFDIDGIADRMTDLPHMLPSAEAFAAAVSALGIRNHDKVIVYDSKGFYSAPRVWWMFRILGHNEVWVLDGGLPQWQASGYNLGSNCPEDAILKSKAANTAVETTYNGELESAATFQTEFQPQLLWTLEKVKHNVAAQTHQVVDARSRGRFDGIEPEPRKGVRSGHIPGTKNVPFPEMFDGAPKLLPADELSKKFEQAV encoded by the exons ATGGCGCAGGACGACCCAGTTGTTTCCGCTCAGTGGCTGCAGCGGCACCTAGGGCAGCCTGACATCAAG GTACTGGACGCCTCCTGGCACATGCCACAAGAGAGCAGGGACCCATGGCAAGAGTACAAG GTGGCCCATATTCCCGGCGCGCTGTTCTTCGACATCGATGGCATTGCTGATCGGATGACTGAC TTGCCACACATGCTGCCATCAGCAGAGGCTTTTGCCGCAGCAGTTTCCGCACTCGGTATCAGAAACCATGATAAAGTCATTGTTTATGATAGCAAGGGCTTCTACAGCGCGCCTCGTGTTTGGTG GATGTTCAGAATTCTTGGCCACAATGAAGTTTGGGTCTTAGATGGAGGTTTACCTCAGTGGCAAGCTTCTGGATACAATCTTGGAAGTAACTGCCCTGAAGATGCAATTCTGAAGTCTAAAGCTGCCAATACTGCTGTTGAAACTACTTACAATGGTGAATTG GAAAGTGCTGCCACATTTCAGACGGAATTTCAACCTCAGCTACTCTGGACACTAGAAAAG GTCAAACACAATGTAGCTGCGCAGACTCACCAAGTAGTTGATGCCCGATCAAGGGGCAG ATTTGATGGCATAGAACCAGAACCAAGGAAAGGAGTAAGAAGTGGGCATATACCTGGAACTAAAAATGTTCCATTCCCTGAG ATGTTTGATGGTGCACCAAAGCTTCTCCCTGCAGATGAACTATCTAAAAAGTTTGAGCAAGCAG TTTGA
- the LOC100825821 gene encoding thiosulfate/3-mercaptopyruvate sulfurtransferase 1, mitochondrial isoform X1 — protein sequence MAQDDPVVSAQWLQRHLGQPDIKVLDASWHMPQESRDPWQEYKVAHIPGALFFDIDGIADRMTDLPHMLPSAEAFAAAVSALGIRNHDKVIVYDSKGFYSAPRVWWMFRILGHNEVWVLDGGLPQWQASGYNLGSNCPEDAILKSKAANTAVETTYNGELESAATFQTEFQPQLLWTLEKVKHNVAAQTHQVVDARSRGRFDGIEPEPRKGVRSGHIPGTKNVPFPEMFDGAPKLLPADELSKKFEQAGISLDHPIVVTCASGVTACIVALGLYRVGKHDIPVYDGSWTEWEAQPDIDYPKVTSTGS from the exons ATGGCGCAGGACGACCCAGTTGTTTCCGCTCAGTGGCTGCAGCGGCACCTAGGGCAGCCTGACATCAAG GTACTGGACGCCTCCTGGCACATGCCACAAGAGAGCAGGGACCCATGGCAAGAGTACAAG GTGGCCCATATTCCCGGCGCGCTGTTCTTCGACATCGATGGCATTGCTGATCGGATGACTGAC TTGCCACACATGCTGCCATCAGCAGAGGCTTTTGCCGCAGCAGTTTCCGCACTCGGTATCAGAAACCATGATAAAGTCATTGTTTATGATAGCAAGGGCTTCTACAGCGCGCCTCGTGTTTGGTG GATGTTCAGAATTCTTGGCCACAATGAAGTTTGGGTCTTAGATGGAGGTTTACCTCAGTGGCAAGCTTCTGGATACAATCTTGGAAGTAACTGCCCTGAAGATGCAATTCTGAAGTCTAAAGCTGCCAATACTGCTGTTGAAACTACTTACAATGGTGAATTG GAAAGTGCTGCCACATTTCAGACGGAATTTCAACCTCAGCTACTCTGGACACTAGAAAAG GTCAAACACAATGTAGCTGCGCAGACTCACCAAGTAGTTGATGCCCGATCAAGGGGCAG ATTTGATGGCATAGAACCAGAACCAAGGAAAGGAGTAAGAAGTGGGCATATACCTGGAACTAAAAATGTTCCATTCCCTGAG ATGTTTGATGGTGCACCAAAGCTTCTCCCTGCAGATGAACTATCTAAAAAGTTTGAGCAAGCAG GAATTTCACTTGATCACCCGATTGTCGTCACATGTGCATCTGGCGTAACTGCCTGCATAGTTGCTCTG GGGCTCTATAGAGTTGGGAAGCATGATATTCCAGTTTACGATGGATCTTGGACAGAATGGGAAGCACAGCCAGATATTGATTACCCAAAAGTTACTTCCACTGGCTCTTGA
- the LOC100827678 gene encoding thiosulfate/3-mercaptopyruvate sulfurtransferase 1, mitochondrial isoform X1: MAQDDPVVSAQWLQQHLGQPDIKVLDASWYMPQESRDPWQEYKVAHIPGALFFDIDGIVDRTTDLPHMLPSEEAFAAAVSALGITNHDKVIVYDGKGFFSAPRVWWMFRVLGHNEVWVLDGGLPQWRASGYNLGSNCPDDTILKSKAANSAIQTTYNGELANASTFQTEFQPQLFWTLEKVKYNVAVQAHQLVDARSRGRFDGVEPEPRKGVRSGHIPGTKCVPFPEMFDGSPMLLPADELSKKFEQAGISLDHPIVVTCGSGVTACILALVWKSCLLFSNGAIDSTKQALTISVYRGSIELGSMIFQFTMDLGQNGKRSQILITQNLLALALKSTILKC; encoded by the exons ATGGCGCAGGACGATCCAGTTGTTTCCGCTCAGTGGCTGCAGCAGCACCTAGGGCAGCCTGACATCAAG GTACTGGACGCCTCCTGGTATATGCCACAAGAGAGCAGGGACCCATGGCAAGAGTACAAG GTGGCCCATATTCCTGGTGCATTGTTCTTCGACATCGATGGCATTGTTGATCGGACGACTGAC TTGCCACACATGCTGCCATCAGAGGAGGCCTTTGCTGCAGCAGTTTCTGCACTTGGTATCACAAACCATGATAAGGTCATTGTTTATGATGGCAAGGGCTTCTTCAGCGCGCCTCGTGTTTGGTG GATGTTCAGAGTACTTGGCCACAATGAAGTTTGGGTCTTAGATGGAGGTTTACCTCAGTGGCGAGCTTCTGGATACAATCTTGGAAGCAACTGCCCTGATGATACAATTCTGAAGTCCAAAGCTGCCAATAGTGCTATTCAAACTACTTACAATGGTGAATTG GCAAATGCTTCCACATTTCAGACTGAATTTCAACCTCAGCTATTCTGGACACTGGAAAAG GTCAAATACAATGTAGCTGTGCAGGCTCACCAACTAGTTGATGCCCGATCAAGAGGCAG ATTTGATGGCGTAGAACCAGAACCAAGGAAAGGAGTAAGAAGTGGGCATATACCTGGAACAAAATGTGTTCCATTTCCTGAG ATGTTTGATGGTTCACCAATGCTTCTCCCTGCAGATGAACTATCTAAAAAGTTTGAGCAAGCAG GGATTTCCCTTGATCACCCGATTGTCGTCACATGCGGATCTGGCGTAACTGCCTGCATACTTGCTCTGGTCTGGAAATCTTGCCTGCTCTTCTCTAATGGTGCCATTGACTCCACAAAGCAGGCTCTAACAATATCGGTTTACAGGGGCTCTATAGAGTTGGGAAGCATGATATTCCAGTTTACGATGGATCTTGGACAGAATGGGAAGCGCAGCCAGATATTGATTACCCAAAATTTACTTGCACTGGCTCTTAAATCAACGATTCTGAAGTGCTGA
- the LOC100827678 gene encoding thiosulfate/3-mercaptopyruvate sulfurtransferase 1, mitochondrial isoform X2, whose product MAQDDPVVSAQWLQQHLGQPDIKVLDASWYMPQESRDPWQEYKVAHIPGALFFDIDGIVDRTTDLPHMLPSEEAFAAAVSALGITNHDKVIVYDGKGFFSAPRVWWMFRVLGHNEVWVLDGGLPQWRASGYNLGSNCPDDTILKSKAANSAIQTTYNGELANASTFQTEFQPQLFWTLEKVKYNVAVQAHQLVDARSRGRFDGVEPEPRKGVRSGHIPGTKCVPFPEMFDGSPMLLPADELSKKFEQAGISLDHPIVVTCGSGVTACILALGLYRVGKHDIPVYDGSWTEWEAQPDIDYPKFTCTGS is encoded by the exons ATGGCGCAGGACGATCCAGTTGTTTCCGCTCAGTGGCTGCAGCAGCACCTAGGGCAGCCTGACATCAAG GTACTGGACGCCTCCTGGTATATGCCACAAGAGAGCAGGGACCCATGGCAAGAGTACAAG GTGGCCCATATTCCTGGTGCATTGTTCTTCGACATCGATGGCATTGTTGATCGGACGACTGAC TTGCCACACATGCTGCCATCAGAGGAGGCCTTTGCTGCAGCAGTTTCTGCACTTGGTATCACAAACCATGATAAGGTCATTGTTTATGATGGCAAGGGCTTCTTCAGCGCGCCTCGTGTTTGGTG GATGTTCAGAGTACTTGGCCACAATGAAGTTTGGGTCTTAGATGGAGGTTTACCTCAGTGGCGAGCTTCTGGATACAATCTTGGAAGCAACTGCCCTGATGATACAATTCTGAAGTCCAAAGCTGCCAATAGTGCTATTCAAACTACTTACAATGGTGAATTG GCAAATGCTTCCACATTTCAGACTGAATTTCAACCTCAGCTATTCTGGACACTGGAAAAG GTCAAATACAATGTAGCTGTGCAGGCTCACCAACTAGTTGATGCCCGATCAAGAGGCAG ATTTGATGGCGTAGAACCAGAACCAAGGAAAGGAGTAAGAAGTGGGCATATACCTGGAACAAAATGTGTTCCATTTCCTGAG ATGTTTGATGGTTCACCAATGCTTCTCCCTGCAGATGAACTATCTAAAAAGTTTGAGCAAGCAG GGATTTCCCTTGATCACCCGATTGTCGTCACATGCGGATCTGGCGTAACTGCCTGCATACTTGCTCTG GGGCTCTATAGAGTTGGGAAGCATGATATTCCAGTTTACGATGGATCTTGGACAGAATGGGAAGCGCAGCCAGATATTGATTACCCAAAATTTACTTGCACTGGCTCTTAA
- the LOC100831549 gene encoding pentatricopeptide repeat-containing protein At4g20770, whose product MPDRNVVSWNTVIAALARSERAGEALELYEGMLREGLVPTHFTLASVLSACGAVAALDDGRRCHGLAVKVGLDENLFVENALLGMYTKCGGVEDAVRLFDGMASPNEVSFTAMMGGLVQAGSVDDALRLFARMCRSGVRVDPVAVSSVLGSCAQACASEFDVVRAFRLGQCIHALIVRKGFGSDQHVGNSLIDMYTKCMQMDEAVKVFDSLPNISTVSWNILITGFGQAGSYAKALEVLNLMEESGSEPNEVTYSNMLASCIKARDVLSARAMFDKISRPSVTTWNTLLSGYCQEELHQDTVELFRRMQHQNVQPDRTTLAVILSSCSRLGILDLGTQVHSASVRFLLHNDMFVASGLVDMYSKCGQIGIARIIFNRMTERDVVCWNSMISGLAIHSLNEEAFDFFKQMRGNGMMPTESSYASMINSCARLSSVPQGRQIHAQIVKDGYDQNVYVGSALIDMYAKCGNMDDARVFFDCMVTKNIVAWNEMIHGYAQNGFGEKAVDLFEYMLTTEQRPDGVTFIAVLTGCSHSGLVDEAIAFFNSMESTYGITPLAEHYTCLIDGLGRAGRLVEVEALIDNMPCKDDPIVWEVLLAACAVHHNAELGECAAKHLFRLDPKNPSPYVLLSNIYASLGRHGDASGVRALMSSRGVVKGRGYSWIDHKDGVHAFMVADDLQTDGGESKMFSNKESTAGITDIHQERTSAG is encoded by the coding sequence ATGCCCGACCGGAACGTCGTCTCCTGGAACACCGTCATCGCCGCGCTCGCGCGGTCCGAGCGCGCGGGGGAGGCGCTGGAGCTCTACGAAGGGATGCTGCGCGAGGGCCTCGTCCCGACGCACTTCACGCTCGCCAGCGTGCTGAGCGCGTGCGGGGCCGTGGCCGCGCTCGATGACGGGAGGCGCTGCCACGGGCTCGCGGTCAAGGTCGGGCTCGACGAGAACCTGTTTGTGGAGAATGCGCTGCTTGGCATGTACACCAAGTGTGGGGGCGTTGAAGACGCGGTGCGGCTGTTTGACGGGATGGCTTCCCCGAACGAGGTGTCATTCACTGCGATGATGGGAGGGCTGGTGCAGGCCGGGTCCGTTGACGATGCTCTCAGGCTGTTTGCGAGGATGTGTAGGAGTGGGGTTCGCGTTGATCCCGTGGCCGTTTCTAGTGTTCTTGGCTCGTGCGCTCAAGCTTGCGCCAGTGAGTTTGATGTTGTTCGTGCATTTAGGCTTGGACAGTGCATCCATGCCTTGATTGTTAGAAAAGGATTTGGGTCAGACCAGCATGTGGGGAACTCCTTGATTGATATGTATACAAAGTGCATGCAAATGGATGAGGCTGTCAAGGTTTTTGACTCATTGCCCAACATCAGTACCGTTTCTTGGAACATCCTTATAACTGGATTTGGCCAGGCGGGCAGCTATGCAAAAGCATTGGAAGTACTGAATCTGATGGAAGAGTCGGGGTCTGAGCCAAATGAGGTCACTTACAGTAACATGCTCGCGTCCTGTATTAAGGCGAGGGATGTTCTGTCTGCTCGTGCAATGTTCGACAAGATATCAAGGCCGAGTGTGACTACGTGGAACACACTTTTATCTGGTTACTGCCAGGAGGAACTGCATCAAGACACAGTCGAATTGTTTAGGAGAATGCAGCATCAAAATGTGCAACCTGACCGGACAACTTTGGCTGTGATCCTTAGTTCATGCTCCAGATTGGGGATTTTGGACCTTGGCACACAAGTTCATTCAGCTTCAGTAAGATTCCTGTTACAtaatgacatgtttgttgCAAGTGGTTTGGTGGATATGTATTCAAAATGTGGGCAGATTGGCATTGCCAGGATCATTTTCAACAGGATGACTGAGAGAGATGTGGTGTGTTGGAATTCCATGATCTCAGGTTTGGCTATCCATTCTTTGAATGAAGAGGCCTTTGATTTTTTCAAGCAGATGCGAGGAAATGGAATGATGCCCACAGAATCCTCCTATGCTAGTATGATCAATTCATGTGCAAGACTGTCCTCCGTGCCTCAAGGTAGGCAGATACATGCACAGATCGTGAAAGATGGTTATGATCAGAATGTCTATGTGGGCAGTGCCCTGATTGACATGTATGCCAAATGTGGCAACATGGATGATGCACGAGTTTTCTTTGACTGCATGGTTACGAAGAACATAGTTGCATGGAATGAGATGATACATGGATATGCTCAAAATGGTTTTGGAGAGAAAGCTGTTGATTTGTTTGAGTACATGTTAACTACAGAACAGAGGCCAGATGGTGTCACTTTCATTGCCGTCCTAACAGGCTGTAGTCACTCCGGTCTTGTAGACGAAGCTATTGCATTCTTTAATTCCATGGAGAGCACTTATGGAATCACACCACTGGCTGAACACTACACTTGTCTCATAGATGGATTGGGGCGAGCTGGTCGGCTTGTTGAAGTGGAGGCATTAATAGATAACATGCCATGCAAAGATGATCCTATAGTGTGGGAAGTTCTACTTGCTGCCTGTGCTGTACATCACAATGCTGAATTGGGGGAATGTGCTGCGAAGCACCTGTTTCGCCTTGATCCAAAGAACCCATCGCCTTATGTGCTCTTGTCAAATATATATGCTTCCTTAGGCCGACATGGGGATGCATCAGGTGTTAGGGCATTGATGAGTAGCCGGGGAGTTGTGAAAGGTCGTGGATACAGCTGGATAGATCACAAGGATGGCGTTCATGCCTTTATGGTCGCTGATGATCTTCAAACGGATGGTGGAGAATCTAAAATGTTTAGCAACAAAGAGAGCACTGCTGGGATTACAGATATACATCAAGAAAGGACCTCTGCTGGCTGA
- the LOC100829397 gene encoding tubulin beta-3 chain translates to MREILHIQGGQCGNQIGAKFWEVICDEHGIDQTGKYAGDSDLQLERINVYYNEASGGRFVPRAVLMDLEPGTMDSLRSGPYGQIFRPDNFVFGQSGAGNNWAKGHYTEGAELIDSVLDVVRKEAENCDCLQGFQVCHSLGGGTGSGMGTLLISKIREEYPDRMMLTFSVFPSPKVSDTVVEPYNATLSVHQLVENADECMVLDNEALYDICFRTLKLATPTFGDLNHLISATMSGVTCCLRFPGQLNSDLRKLAVNLIPFPRLHFFMVGFAPLTSRGSQQYRALTVPELTQQMWDSKNMMCAADPRHGRYLTASAMFRGKMSTKEVDEQMLNVQNKNSSYFVEWIPNNVKSSVCDIPPTGLTMSSTFIGNSTSIQEMFRRVSEQFTAMFRRKAFLHWYTGEGMDEMEFTEAESNMNDLVAEYQQYQDATAEDEEEYDEEEEEVAA, encoded by the exons atgagagAGATCCTCCACATCCAGGGCGGCCAGTGCGGCAACCAGATCGGGGCCAAGTTCTGGGAGGTGATCTGCGACGAGCACGGCATCGACCAGACGGGCAAGTACGCCGGCGACTCCGACCTCCAGCTCGAGCGTATCAACGTCTACTACAACGAGGccagcggcggccgcttcgTGCCCCGCGCCGTCCTCATGGACCTCGAGCCGGGCACCATGGACTCCCTCCGCTCGGGCCCATACGGCCAGATCTTCCGCCCCGACAACTTCGTCTTCGGACAGTCCGGCGCCGGCAACAACTGGGCCAAGGGCCACTACACCGAGGGCGCAGAGCTCATCGACTCCGTCCTCGACGTCGTCCGCAAGGAGGCCGAGAACTGCGACTGCCTGCAAG GATTTCAAGTCTGCCACTCTCTGGGAGGAGGAACTGGCTCTGGTATGGGTACCCTGCTCATCTCAAAGATCAGGGAGGAATACCCAGATAGGATGATGTTGACGTTCTCAGTTTTCCCGTCCCCTAAGGTCTCTGACACTGTGGTGGAACCTTACAACGCCACGCTCTCTGTTCATCAACTCGTTGAGAATGCTGATGAGTGCATGGTCCTTGACAATGAGGCTCTCTATGACATCTGCTTCCGCACTCTGAAGCTTGCTACACCCACCT TTGGTGATCTGAACCACCTTATTTCTGCAACAATGAGTGGTGTTACTTGCTGCCTGCGCTTCCCTGGCCAGTTGAACTCTGACCTCCGGAAACTTGCAGTCAACCTGATCCCTTTCCCTCGCCTCCATTTCTTCATGGTTGGCTTTGCACCACTGACCTCAAGGGGTTCTCAGCAGTATCGTGCCCTCACTGTACCAGAGTTGACCCAGCAGATGTGGGACTCAAAGAACATGATGTGTGCTGCTGAcccccgccatggccgctaCCTCACGGCCTCTGCCATGTTCCGTGGGAAGATGAGCACCAAGGAGGTGGATGAGCAGATGCTTAATGTCCAGAACAAGAACTCTTCTTACTTTGTTGAGTGGATACCCAACAATGTGAAGTCAAGCGTGTGTGACATCCCGCCCACAGGCCTGACAATGTCGTCCACCTTCATCGGCAACTCGACCTCAATCCAGGAGATGTTCCGCCGTGTGAGCGAGCAGTTCACTGCCATGTTCAGGAGGAAGGCCTTCTTGCACTGGTACACTGGGGAGGGCATGGACGAGATGGAGTTCACTGAGGCTGAGAGCAACATGAACGACCTGGTTGCTGAGTATCAGCAGTACCAGGACGCCACAGCTGAAGATGAGGAAGAGtatgatgaggaggaagaggaggttgCTGCCTAA